Part of the bacterium genome, AAGCAGGCGATCCCCGGAAGGGAAGGACGGATCTCCCCGACCCGGCCGCGGAACTCCTCCGTGAACAGGAGCGCCTTCACATCCGCGTCCTCGAGGATCGCGATCAATTCCCGGCCGATCAGCAGGTGGTTCAGCGGCACGAGGGCGGCCCCCGCCCCCGTAACCGCGAACAGGGCCTCGAGGTAGAGGACGGAGTTGTGCGCGAGGATCGCGACGCGGTCTCCCTTGCCGATCCCTCCCGAACGGAGGACGGCGGCGTATCCCCGGACCCGGTCGCGCAATTCCCTGTAGGTGACTTCCTCCTTCGCGGCGACGAGTGCGACCCGGGACGGATGGGTGCGGGCGTTGTGCTCGAGGACGTCCTGGATGAGCAAGGGATTCCTCCGGGTTTCGCGGGAATCGGATGACTTGAAGGTAGCAGACGGGAAAGGTTCTTTCAATCCCGCGTGGTAGACTGGAACGATCGAATCGCGTGAAGAGGAAAGGGATGGAAATCGACGAATTCGAAGTGTACCCGCTCTACCACAACGGGCGCGTCTACAACGTGATCACCTCCATGGACCTGACGTTCCGCGAAGTGCGGGGAATGATCGACGCGCTCGCCGCCAAGGGGGCGTTCTCCGCCGGGGGCGATGCGCAGGAGCCCGGGGACCTCTTCACCTGCGAGGCCGAGGGATGCGTATTCGAGGTCGACGTCCGCGGTTTCGACGTGATGGTCTACCGCCGCGATCCCGCGAAGTGACGCCGGAGGGGCTAATTTCCTTGAATTGCGCGGTCCGGCCCGCCTAAAATACGCCATTGCATCCGTACTTCCAGCCTGCACCAAGGAGGATTTATGGCAACGACGCTTTCCCCCAGTGAGAGCTACAGCATCACGATGCGGTTGGAGATCCAGAACAAGGTCGGAATGCTCGGCAAGGTGACCACGGCGATCGGCACCGCCGGCGGCGACATCGGGGCGATCGACCTTTCCGGCCACGGGAAGGGGACGGTCATCCGCGACGTCACCGCGCGTGCCCGCGGCATCGACCACGCCCAGGAGATCATCAACACGATGAAGCAGATCCCGGGGGTCAAGGTCGTGAACGTCTCCGACCGGACTTTCCTGATGCACCTGGGAGGAAAGATCGAGGTCCACAACAAGATTCCGGTGAAGACCCGGAACGACCTCTCCATGGCGTACACTCCGGGCGTCGCCCGCGTGTGCATGGCGATCCACAAGGACGTGAAGAAGTCGTTCTCCCTGACGATCCGGAGGAACGCGGTGGCCGTCGTTTCGGACGGCACGGCGGTGCTGGGCCTCGGCGACATCGGCCCCGAGGCGGCGATGCCGGTCATGGAAGGGAAGGCGATGCTCTTCAAGGAGTTCGCCGGGATCGACGCATGGCCGATCTGCCTCAACACGAAGGATCCCGAGGAGATCATCCGGGTCGTGAAGGCGCTCGAGCCGACCTTCGGCGGGATCAACCTCGAGGACATCTCCGCGCCGCGCTGCTTCGAGATCGAGGAGCGCCTGAAGGCCGAGATGGGGATCCCGGTCTTCCACGACGACCAGCACGGGACGGCGGTGGTCGTGCTGGCCGCGCTGCTGAACTCCCTGAAGCTGGTGAAGAAGCGGATCGAGGACATGAAGATCGTGGTGG contains:
- a CDS encoding malic enzyme-like NAD(P)-binding protein: MATTLSPSESYSITMRLEIQNKVGMLGKVTTAIGTAGGDIGAIDLSGHGKGTVIRDVTARARGIDHAQEIINTMKQIPGVKVVNVSDRTFLMHLGGKIEVHNKIPVKTRNDLSMAYTPGVARVCMAIHKDVKKSFSLTIRRNAVAVVSDGTAVLGLGDIGPEAAMPVMEGKAMLFKEFAGIDAWPICLNTKDPEEIIRVVKALEPTFGGINLEDISAPRCFEIEERLKAEMGIPVFHDDQHGTAVVVLAALLNSLKLVKKRIEDMKIVVAGVGAAGVACSKIIMNAGARNIIGVDRVGAIYKGRKQHMNFMKEWYAENANPFNEKGKLSDVIAGADMFIGLAGPGLITVDDLKKMAKDPIVFAMANPDPEIMPEEAAPFVRIMATGRSDYPNQINNVLCFPGIFRGALDSRATCINEEMKLAAAY